A DNA window from Candidatus Neomarinimicrobiota bacterium contains the following coding sequences:
- the rpsG gene encoding 30S ribosomal protein S7, protein MRRRRPEKRQILPDPVYGDLMVQKFINNLMLRGKKGIAESIFYGAMDVINTKTKGDPVEMFHKAMDNVKPLIEVKSRRIGGATYQVPIHVLEHRSYALATRWILTHAKSRRGHSMAEKLAAELIDAANNEGGSIKKKEDTHRMAEANKAFAHYR, encoded by the coding sequence ATGAGAAGACGCAGGCCTGAGAAAAGACAGATTCTTCCTGACCCAGTGTACGGGGACTTGATGGTTCAAAAATTTATTAACAATCTTATGTTGCGCGGGAAAAAGGGTATAGCCGAAAGTATCTTTTACGGTGCCATGGATGTCATAAACACCAAGACTAAAGGTGACCCTGTGGAGATGTTCCATAAAGCGATGGATAACGTGAAGCCGCTCATTGAAGTCAAGTCTCGCAGGATTGGTGGTGCAACCTATCAGGTACCGATTCATGTGCTGGAGCACAGGAGTTACGCTCTGGCGACAAGATGGATTCTCACTCATGCAAAATCGAGGCGCGGCCACAGTATGGCGGAAAAACTGGCTGCAGAATTGATCGACGCCGCCAATAATGAAGGTGGTTCCATCAAGAAAAAGGAAGACACGCACAGAATGGCCGAAGCAAACAAGGCATTTGCCCACTATAGGTAA
- the rpsL gene encoding 30S ribosomal protein S12, translating to MPTINQLVRKGRKKTLKKTSTPALQGNPQKRGVCTRVYTTTPKKPNSALRKVAKVRLTNGIEVIAYIPGEGHNLQEHSLVVIEGGRVKDLPGVRYHIIRGTMDTAGVSDRKTSRSRYGAKRPR from the coding sequence ATGCCAACGATTAATCAATTAGTTCGGAAGGGCAGAAAGAAGACGTTGAAAAAGACGAGTACGCCTGCTTTACAGGGAAATCCACAGAAGCGCGGTGTCTGTACTCGGGTCTATACAACTACGCCCAAAAAGCCGAATTCTGCGCTGAGAAAGGTGGCAAAGGTGAGGTTAACCAACGGCATCGAAGTAATTGCCTACATTCCGGGAGAAGGTCATAACCTGCAGGAACATTCACTCGTCGTTATAGAAGGAGGTAGGGTAAAGGACCTTCCCGGCGTACGCTATCACATTATCAGGGGAACCATGGATACGGCGGGCGTTTCTGACAGGAAGACCAGTCGCTCCAGGTATGGTGCTAAGAGACCGAGGTAG